The proteins below are encoded in one region of Populus alba chromosome 2, ASM523922v2, whole genome shotgun sequence:
- the LOC118063440 gene encoding dof zinc finger protein DOF3.7 isoform X3: MDAASWPRGLQDIKLARPMEEMTSNTCGRPVLERKARPQEQLNCPRCNSTNTKFCYYNNYSLTQPRYFCKTCRRYWTEGGSLRNVPVGGGSRKNKRSTSSSVAASAAPSKLPDLNPPNLSHFSSQNPKSAHEGQDLNLAFPAMPDSQALELLRSGIASRGLNSFIPTPMPDSNTLYSSGGFPLQELKPTLSFSLDGLGSRYGVQEHNGRLLFPFGELKQLSSTNEVDQNKGQGTSSAGYWNGMFGGGSW, from the exons ATGGATGCTGCTTCATGGCCACGG GGTTTGCAGGATATTAAACTGGCAAGACCCATGGAAGAGATGACATCAAATACATGCGGAAGGCCTGTGTTAGAGAGAAAAGCAAGGCCTCAAGAGCAGTTGAACTGTCCAAGATGTAACTCAACCAATACCAAGTTTTGTTACTATAACAACTACAGTCTCACACAACCAAGATATTTTTGCAAGACTTGCAGAAGGTACTGGACTGAAGGAGGATCTCTTAGAAACGTTCCTGTTGGAGGAGGTTCAAGAAAGAACAAGAGATCTACATCATCATCAGTAGCAGCATCTGCAGCTCCGTCGAAGCTCCCCGATCTCAACCCACCAAACCTCTCACACTTCTCTTCTCAGAATCCTAAGAGTGCCCATGAAGGTCAAGACCTTAATCTGGCATTCCCAGCTATGCCGGATAGTCAAG CTCTGGAGCTACTGAGGAGTGGAATTGCTTCTAGGGGTTTGAATTCTTTTATCCCAACACCGATGCCGGATTCAAATACACTTTATTCTTCGGGTGGATTCCCTTTGCAAGAATTGAAACCAACTCTGAGTTTTTCTCTTGATGGGCTTGGAAGTAGATATGGAGTTCAAGAACATAATGGAAGgcttttatttccttttggTGAACTGAAACAGCTTTCAAGCACAAATGAAGTTGATCAAAACAAGGGACAAGGGACTTCAAGTGCTGGATACTGGAACGGAATGTTTGGTGGAGGATCATggtaa
- the LOC118063440 gene encoding dof zinc finger protein DOF3.7 isoform X4, giving the protein MDAASWPRDIKLARPMEEMTSNTCGRPVLERKARPQEQLNCPRCNSTNTKFCYYNNYSLTQPRYFCKTCRRYWTEGGSLRNVPVGGGSRKNKRSTSSSVAASAAPSKLPDLNPPNLSHFSSQNPKSAHEGQDLNLAFPAMPDSQALELLRSGIASRGLNSFIPTPMPDSNTLYSSGGFPLQELKPTLSFSLDGLGSRYGVQEHNGRLLFPFGELKQLSSTNEVDQNKGQGTSSAGYWNGMFGGGSW; this is encoded by the exons ATGGATGCTGCTTCATGGCCACGG GATATTAAACTGGCAAGACCCATGGAAGAGATGACATCAAATACATGCGGAAGGCCTGTGTTAGAGAGAAAAGCAAGGCCTCAAGAGCAGTTGAACTGTCCAAGATGTAACTCAACCAATACCAAGTTTTGTTACTATAACAACTACAGTCTCACACAACCAAGATATTTTTGCAAGACTTGCAGAAGGTACTGGACTGAAGGAGGATCTCTTAGAAACGTTCCTGTTGGAGGAGGTTCAAGAAAGAACAAGAGATCTACATCATCATCAGTAGCAGCATCTGCAGCTCCGTCGAAGCTCCCCGATCTCAACCCACCAAACCTCTCACACTTCTCTTCTCAGAATCCTAAGAGTGCCCATGAAGGTCAAGACCTTAATCTGGCATTCCCAGCTATGCCGGATAGTCAAG CTCTGGAGCTACTGAGGAGTGGAATTGCTTCTAGGGGTTTGAATTCTTTTATCCCAACACCGATGCCGGATTCAAATACACTTTATTCTTCGGGTGGATTCCCTTTGCAAGAATTGAAACCAACTCTGAGTTTTTCTCTTGATGGGCTTGGAAGTAGATATGGAGTTCAAGAACATAATGGAAGgcttttatttccttttggTGAACTGAAACAGCTTTCAAGCACAAATGAAGTTGATCAAAACAAGGGACAAGGGACTTCAAGTGCTGGATACTGGAACGGAATGTTTGGTGGAGGATCATggtaa
- the LOC118063440 gene encoding dof zinc finger protein DOF3.7 isoform X1 translates to MHSAGPFYLNFLYGKGLQDIKLARPMEEMTSNTCGRPVLERKARPQEQLNCPRCNSTNTKFCYYNNYSLTQPRYFCKTCRRYWTEGGSLRNVPVGGGSRKNKRSTSSSVAASAAPSKLPDLNPPNLSHFSSQNPKSAHEGQDLNLAFPAMPDSQALELLRSGIASRGLNSFIPTPMPDSNTLYSSGGFPLQELKPTLSFSLDGLGSRYGVQEHNGRLLFPFGELKQLSSTNEVDQNKGQGTSSAGYWNGMFGGGSW, encoded by the exons ATGCACAGTGCAGGTCCCTtctatttgaattttctttatggaAAG GGTTTGCAGGATATTAAACTGGCAAGACCCATGGAAGAGATGACATCAAATACATGCGGAAGGCCTGTGTTAGAGAGAAAAGCAAGGCCTCAAGAGCAGTTGAACTGTCCAAGATGTAACTCAACCAATACCAAGTTTTGTTACTATAACAACTACAGTCTCACACAACCAAGATATTTTTGCAAGACTTGCAGAAGGTACTGGACTGAAGGAGGATCTCTTAGAAACGTTCCTGTTGGAGGAGGTTCAAGAAAGAACAAGAGATCTACATCATCATCAGTAGCAGCATCTGCAGCTCCGTCGAAGCTCCCCGATCTCAACCCACCAAACCTCTCACACTTCTCTTCTCAGAATCCTAAGAGTGCCCATGAAGGTCAAGACCTTAATCTGGCATTCCCAGCTATGCCGGATAGTCAAG CTCTGGAGCTACTGAGGAGTGGAATTGCTTCTAGGGGTTTGAATTCTTTTATCCCAACACCGATGCCGGATTCAAATACACTTTATTCTTCGGGTGGATTCCCTTTGCAAGAATTGAAACCAACTCTGAGTTTTTCTCTTGATGGGCTTGGAAGTAGATATGGAGTTCAAGAACATAATGGAAGgcttttatttccttttggTGAACTGAAACAGCTTTCAAGCACAAATGAAGTTGATCAAAACAAGGGACAAGGGACTTCAAGTGCTGGATACTGGAACGGAATGTTTGGTGGAGGATCATggtaa
- the LOC118063440 gene encoding dof zinc finger protein DOF3.7 isoform X2 — MHSAGPFYLNFLYGKDIKLARPMEEMTSNTCGRPVLERKARPQEQLNCPRCNSTNTKFCYYNNYSLTQPRYFCKTCRRYWTEGGSLRNVPVGGGSRKNKRSTSSSVAASAAPSKLPDLNPPNLSHFSSQNPKSAHEGQDLNLAFPAMPDSQALELLRSGIASRGLNSFIPTPMPDSNTLYSSGGFPLQELKPTLSFSLDGLGSRYGVQEHNGRLLFPFGELKQLSSTNEVDQNKGQGTSSAGYWNGMFGGGSW, encoded by the exons ATGCACAGTGCAGGTCCCTtctatttgaattttctttatggaAAG GATATTAAACTGGCAAGACCCATGGAAGAGATGACATCAAATACATGCGGAAGGCCTGTGTTAGAGAGAAAAGCAAGGCCTCAAGAGCAGTTGAACTGTCCAAGATGTAACTCAACCAATACCAAGTTTTGTTACTATAACAACTACAGTCTCACACAACCAAGATATTTTTGCAAGACTTGCAGAAGGTACTGGACTGAAGGAGGATCTCTTAGAAACGTTCCTGTTGGAGGAGGTTCAAGAAAGAACAAGAGATCTACATCATCATCAGTAGCAGCATCTGCAGCTCCGTCGAAGCTCCCCGATCTCAACCCACCAAACCTCTCACACTTCTCTTCTCAGAATCCTAAGAGTGCCCATGAAGGTCAAGACCTTAATCTGGCATTCCCAGCTATGCCGGATAGTCAAG CTCTGGAGCTACTGAGGAGTGGAATTGCTTCTAGGGGTTTGAATTCTTTTATCCCAACACCGATGCCGGATTCAAATACACTTTATTCTTCGGGTGGATTCCCTTTGCAAGAATTGAAACCAACTCTGAGTTTTTCTCTTGATGGGCTTGGAAGTAGATATGGAGTTCAAGAACATAATGGAAGgcttttatttccttttggTGAACTGAAACAGCTTTCAAGCACAAATGAAGTTGATCAAAACAAGGGACAAGGGACTTCAAGTGCTGGATACTGGAACGGAATGTTTGGTGGAGGATCATggtaa
- the LOC118063440 gene encoding dof zinc finger protein DOF3.7 isoform X5 codes for MEEMTSNTCGRPVLERKARPQEQLNCPRCNSTNTKFCYYNNYSLTQPRYFCKTCRRYWTEGGSLRNVPVGGGSRKNKRSTSSSVAASAAPSKLPDLNPPNLSHFSSQNPKSAHEGQDLNLAFPAMPDSQALELLRSGIASRGLNSFIPTPMPDSNTLYSSGGFPLQELKPTLSFSLDGLGSRYGVQEHNGRLLFPFGELKQLSSTNEVDQNKGQGTSSAGYWNGMFGGGSW; via the exons ATGGAAGAGATGACATCAAATACATGCGGAAGGCCTGTGTTAGAGAGAAAAGCAAGGCCTCAAGAGCAGTTGAACTGTCCAAGATGTAACTCAACCAATACCAAGTTTTGTTACTATAACAACTACAGTCTCACACAACCAAGATATTTTTGCAAGACTTGCAGAAGGTACTGGACTGAAGGAGGATCTCTTAGAAACGTTCCTGTTGGAGGAGGTTCAAGAAAGAACAAGAGATCTACATCATCATCAGTAGCAGCATCTGCAGCTCCGTCGAAGCTCCCCGATCTCAACCCACCAAACCTCTCACACTTCTCTTCTCAGAATCCTAAGAGTGCCCATGAAGGTCAAGACCTTAATCTGGCATTCCCAGCTATGCCGGATAGTCAAG CTCTGGAGCTACTGAGGAGTGGAATTGCTTCTAGGGGTTTGAATTCTTTTATCCCAACACCGATGCCGGATTCAAATACACTTTATTCTTCGGGTGGATTCCCTTTGCAAGAATTGAAACCAACTCTGAGTTTTTCTCTTGATGGGCTTGGAAGTAGATATGGAGTTCAAGAACATAATGGAAGgcttttatttccttttggTGAACTGAAACAGCTTTCAAGCACAAATGAAGTTGATCAAAACAAGGGACAAGGGACTTCAAGTGCTGGATACTGGAACGGAATGTTTGGTGGAGGATCATggtaa